Proteins from a genomic interval of Brucella melitensis bv. 1 str. 16M:
- a CDS encoding cytochrome b, giving the protein MTQPKAIFDSPIGYGVVSRVLHWAMALMFAWQFTSTILHYFAKGSAIFKFFWAAHFQLGFALLLLVLLRGVWGLINCNRRPRAESSGGRIVALGHGLIYILMIAVPTVAMLRSYNSGRGFSFLGMEIFAKTAVQNPAGGAPAAAVNAGLSLHGLLGWILLAVVIAHILLALAHHFIMQDNTLRYMTGRRAVS; this is encoded by the coding sequence ATGACGCAACCTAAAGCAATTTTTGATAGCCCCATTGGATATGGTGTAGTCAGTAGAGTGCTGCATTGGGCAATGGCGCTGATGTTTGCCTGGCAATTTACGTCAACCATCCTGCATTATTTTGCTAAAGGATCAGCGATTTTCAAATTCTTCTGGGCTGCCCATTTCCAACTGGGATTTGCACTTCTGCTGCTTGTTCTCCTTCGTGGCGTATGGGGGCTGATCAATTGTAACCGTCGCCCAAGGGCGGAAAGTTCTGGCGGGAGGATCGTGGCTCTTGGTCATGGTTTGATCTATATCCTGATGATTGCCGTGCCAACAGTCGCGATGCTGCGCTCTTATAACAGCGGTCGCGGGTTCTCATTTCTGGGCATGGAAATTTTCGCAAAGACAGCAGTACAAAATCCCGCCGGAGGCGCCCCCGCTGCGGCAGTCAATGCCGGATTGAGTTTGCATGGGCTGCTCGGCTGGATTCTGCTTGCTGTCGTGATCGCCCATATCTTGCTAGCACTGGCTCATCATTTCATAATGCAGGATAATACACTGCGCTATATGACTGGGCGCAGGGCTGTTTCCTGA